Sequence from the Lentisphaerota bacterium genome:
AAGCGCGAACAACCGGAAACTCACACTGCCGCTGTCAAACGCCATGTCAGTGCATCTCCACGTCCACGCTGCCGATGCCGGAGCGGAGGTAGCTGAAACAGACGTCGGGATGGTCGGCGAGCAGCGACATCGGCACGCTGCTGTCGGGGATCCGCTTGCCGATCATCAGCGCCGTGAGGCGGATGCCGAAGGGGTTATCGTGGTGGCCGGGATGCCAGATCGAGACCCGTTCGGCCTTCCACGTCTCGACCGGACCGACCGTCGCCGCCCGCGTCGGCACGAGCGAGACGTTGCCGCCCCCCGAGGTCCGGGCGTTCTGGATGATCGTCACCGGATGCAGGTCCACCAGCCGGGTCTGCAAGGCGCGGAACTCCGCCGGGGTCGGCGGCGCATCCTTGTACTTCCCGGCGCGCTGGGGCGGATCATTGAACGCCCAGTGCTTGATCTCGCCCTGCCCGCCCTGCATCAGCACGCAGCGCGCCTGGTCGTAGCTGGCGCGATAGGCCCGGAGGTCGCCGGTCGGGAAGTGCAGGTTCGCCGCGGGCATGCGCAGCGCCTTGGCGATCCGCCCGAAGCAGAGGTCGTGATCGCATTTCGCGAAGGAGAGCGGATGGGTCGGCGGCACGGTCGCGCCATCCTGGACCCACTCGTCCATCCCCCAGAAATGGGCGTGCTTCAGGTTCAGCCCGAGCGCGTTGACCATCTGCGCCACGATCGGGAGCTGCTCGGTCGGCCCGATCGGGCCGCAAATGCCGGCCGGACTGTCAG
This genomic interval carries:
- a CDS encoding glucosamine-6-phosphate isomerase, with the translated sequence MARPISKLAPGWWDYTTLDAELLRDAAALKARDLAQLSRPGFTVRIYDTPQEFYAAEALEYITAWRQATADSPAGICGPIGPTEQLPIVAQMVNALGLNLKHAHFWGMDEWVQDGATVPPTHPLSFAKCDHDLCFGRIAKALRMPAANLHFPTGDLRAYRASYDQARCVLMQGGQGEIKHWAFNDPPQRAGKYKDAPPTPAEFRALQTRLVDLHPVTIIQNARTSGGGNVSLVPTRAATVGPVETWKAERVSIWHPGHHDNPFGIRLTALMIGKRIPDSSVPMSLLADHPDVCFSYLRSGIGSVDVEMH